Proteins encoded by one window of Streptomyces uncialis:
- a CDS encoding AraC family transcriptional regulator, which translates to MRLSPGVLRDRSGPDALGTLLGRIRVGTARFGRIELGAPWGVRMGPRDTVTLHHPLDGEMWLDADGRTARIGPGDLVILPHGVPHSLKYRPDARVMMEEQRHGPLPEGGLSVRRSFGGDGVRTVVLCAELALTGAARGLLLRALPPVIHLGPNAGGDPLPGLRRILDALREEVRDGRSASPLLAARLVEVLLLQGIRAELERPAAAGTWGAALGDDRVGRALDALYKAPGYPWSVAELARVAGMSRAAFAPLFRELVGESPIAHLTAWRMALAKTALCEQPDLPVGRIAASVGYGSEFAFSAAFRRVVGMPPGRYRATTRTTSTP; encoded by the coding sequence ATGCGCCTGAGTCCAGGTGTTTTACGCGATCGTTCAGGGCCGGATGCCCTCGGTACGCTGCTCGGCCGGATACGGGTCGGCACCGCACGGTTCGGGCGCATCGAGCTCGGCGCGCCATGGGGGGTGCGGATGGGGCCCCGGGACACCGTGACCCTGCATCATCCGCTCGACGGCGAGATGTGGCTGGACGCCGATGGGCGGACGGCCCGGATCGGGCCGGGGGATCTGGTGATCCTGCCGCACGGTGTCCCGCACTCGCTCAAGTACCGCCCGGACGCCCGGGTCATGATGGAGGAGCAACGGCACGGTCCCCTGCCGGAAGGCGGATTGTCGGTGCGGCGCAGCTTCGGCGGCGACGGGGTGCGCACGGTGGTGCTGTGCGCCGAACTCGCGCTGACCGGCGCAGCACGCGGCCTTCTTCTGCGGGCCCTGCCTCCGGTGATCCATCTTGGGCCGAACGCGGGCGGCGATCCCCTTCCGGGGCTGCGCCGGATTCTCGACGCTCTCCGCGAGGAGGTCCGCGACGGCCGGTCCGCCTCGCCCCTGCTCGCCGCGCGGTTGGTCGAGGTGCTGCTGCTCCAGGGGATCAGAGCCGAGCTGGAGCGGCCGGCAGCGGCCGGGACATGGGGTGCCGCGCTCGGCGACGATCGCGTGGGCCGGGCGCTCGACGCGTTGTACAAAGCGCCCGGGTATCCGTGGAGCGTCGCGGAGCTCGCCCGGGTGGCAGGTATGAGCCGGGCGGCGTTCGCGCCATTGTTCCGGGAGCTGGTAGGCGAGAGTCCGATCGCCCACCTCACCGCCTGGCGTATGGCACTCGCGAAGACGGCGCTGTGCGAACAGCCCGATCTCCCGGTCGGCCGGATCGCCGCATCGGTCGGATACGGCAGCGAGTTCGCGTTCAGCGCGGCGTTCCGGCGAGTGGTGGGCATGCCACCGGGCCGGTACCGCGCCACCACGAGGACCACAAGCACCCCCTGA
- a CDS encoding SMI1/KNR4 family protein, translating to MTSTDETTSETPFDWREFLTRWSGEWADAQDPHEQDEWDPELTAARWLGCPGASDADIAALEERIGHRLPPSLDTFLRISDGWRPEDHPVYRLAGTREIDPHENAHGLAEIFAEGLDEDASPQELLEAGMWHRAFRLDAETDATLVLIDPLDRDADGEWAVYEWAYWRAAPPDRFPSFRHYMLERYRSFHSSAAHKAAHGEGPAFANDTTRAQDAVVELARRAALGGEYEEALTLLREAGEYGRPRAGLLRGQLDCLLSAQASAYSVDVLAVDPVYAPDLLPVAAAGFATTDRHDSSTGQSWALLARCTTPEAVERAEEALRAAREGTYRFTAEGPLGEAADKARELARWGRWNEAWRLLWAALPHWRPLGPDHMAPLGLLADPVLGPVITPERGRLLLALPRGEFARPERELPGTVLGPVGEAPGDDPVGLSWLEDEVPDRFDGGYRAVFVADPDPAGLPARLKDPGGGGPGPGGRPQREVTPGPDGLYPPRSTWDADHRLGLALGSTSYDDRALAWVGQAAPGWSFAFDGRARGFGEERFVSPAAAASQGTRAVVVWHSVGTFDRTRTRFHLSVGVDGEEVCAFTVTAGDVDPHWTGEIPPWLSLDGFPGTTGEWRGDEDPWTDADDRNTPDRGLPGTRGALAALERALGLTLPRTALLEGPLHSFVTRSWTRPPGPGESYATLIITTSLPDPGENV from the coding sequence ATGACTTCGACGGACGAGACCACGAGCGAAACCCCGTTCGACTGGCGGGAGTTCCTCACTCGCTGGAGCGGGGAGTGGGCGGACGCGCAGGACCCCCATGAGCAGGACGAATGGGACCCGGAGCTGACGGCGGCCCGGTGGCTCGGCTGTCCGGGGGCGTCGGACGCGGATATCGCCGCCCTGGAAGAGCGGATCGGGCATCGGCTGCCGCCGTCGCTCGACACGTTCCTGCGGATCAGCGACGGCTGGCGGCCGGAGGACCACCCCGTCTACCGGCTGGCGGGGACCCGGGAAATTGATCCGCACGAGAACGCCCACGGCCTCGCCGAGATCTTCGCGGAGGGCCTGGACGAGGACGCGTCGCCGCAGGAGCTGCTGGAGGCCGGGATGTGGCACCGCGCGTTCCGTCTGGACGCGGAGACGGACGCGACGCTGGTCCTGATCGATCCGCTGGACCGGGACGCGGACGGTGAGTGGGCGGTGTACGAGTGGGCGTACTGGCGGGCCGCGCCGCCCGACCGCTTTCCGTCCTTCCGCCATTACATGCTGGAGCGATACCGGTCCTTTCACAGCTCGGCCGCCCACAAGGCTGCTCACGGCGAAGGACCGGCGTTCGCCAACGACACGACGCGGGCGCAGGACGCCGTGGTAGAGCTGGCCCGGCGGGCGGCACTGGGCGGGGAGTACGAGGAGGCCCTGACCCTGCTGCGGGAGGCCGGTGAGTACGGCAGGCCGCGGGCCGGACTGCTGCGGGGGCAATTGGACTGTCTGCTCTCAGCACAAGCTTCGGCGTACTCGGTCGATGTCCTCGCGGTCGACCCGGTGTACGCCCCTGATCTGCTTCCGGTGGCCGCGGCGGGCTTCGCCACGACGGACCGGCATGACAGCAGTACCGGCCAGTCGTGGGCGCTGCTTGCCCGCTGTACGACGCCCGAGGCGGTGGAGAGGGCGGAGGAGGCGCTGCGGGCGGCGCGGGAGGGGACGTACCGCTTCACGGCCGAAGGGCCGCTCGGGGAGGCGGCCGATAAGGCGCGGGAGTTGGCCCGCTGGGGCCGGTGGAACGAGGCGTGGCGGCTGCTGTGGGCCGCGCTGCCTCACTGGCGGCCCCTGGGCCCCGACCATATGGCACCGCTGGGACTGCTCGCGGATCCGGTGCTGGGTCCGGTGATCACCCCGGAGCGGGGGCGGTTGCTGCTGGCTCTGCCGCGGGGCGAGTTCGCGCGGCCGGAGCGGGAGCTGCCCGGTACGGTCCTGGGTCCCGTCGGGGAGGCGCCGGGGGACGATCCGGTGGGTCTGTCCTGGCTGGAGGACGAGGTGCCGGACCGGTTCGATGGGGGCTATCGGGCCGTGTTCGTCGCGGACCCCGATCCGGCGGGCCTGCCGGCCCGTCTGAAGGACCCGGGCGGGGGCGGCCCCGGGCCCGGCGGCCGGCCGCAGCGGGAAGTGACGCCCGGGCCGGACGGCTTGTACCCGCCCCGCAGCACGTGGGACGCGGACCACCGGCTGGGCCTGGCACTCGGCAGTACGTCGTACGACGACCGCGCCCTGGCCTGGGTCGGGCAGGCGGCCCCCGGGTGGAGCTTCGCCTTCGACGGCAGAGCCAGGGGCTTCGGCGAGGAGCGCTTCGTCTCCCCGGCCGCTGCCGCCTCGCAGGGGACCAGGGCGGTGGTCGTCTGGCACAGCGTCGGCACCTTCGACCGGACCCGGACCCGCTTCCATCTCTCCGTCGGGGTCGACGGAGAGGAGGTGTGCGCGTTCACCGTCACGGCCGGGGACGTCGACCCGCACTGGACCGGGGAGATACCGCCATGGCTGTCGCTCGACGGCTTTCCCGGCACGACCGGGGAGTGGCGGGGCGATGAGGACCCCTGGACGGACGCGGACGACCGGAACACCCCCGACCGCGGGCTGCCGGGGACGCGGGGCGCGCTGGCCGCCCTGGAGCGGGCCCTGGGACTGACCCTGCCCCGCACCGCCCTGCTGGAAGGCCCGCTGCACAGCTTCGTCACCCGTTCGTGGACCCGTCCACCAGGGCCCGGCGAGTCGTACGCCACCCTCATCATCACCACAAGCCTCCCGGACCCCGGCGAGAACGTGTGA
- a CDS encoding MerR family transcriptional regulator → MRSRVKRFTSALGIMAGLEKGGRMRIGELANAAGVSTRALRYYEQRGLLQARRQGNGYREYDESAVIRVHNVRALLDAGLKVDDIRELNLCLDEKQLEHIPTCEAYVLYQQRLRAVQAQLAALTEVESRLRAKLAGVPK, encoded by the coding sequence ATGCGGAGCAGGGTGAAGAGGTTCACCAGCGCGCTGGGTATCATGGCAGGCCTTGAAAAAGGGGGGCGCATGCGGATTGGAGAACTTGCCAACGCGGCCGGTGTTTCGACGCGGGCTCTCCGATACTACGAACAGCGCGGCCTGCTCCAGGCCCGTCGCCAGGGCAATGGGTACCGCGAGTACGACGAGTCTGCCGTCATCCGCGTGCACAATGTCCGGGCGCTCCTCGACGCAGGCCTCAAGGTCGACGACATTCGCGAACTCAACTTGTGCCTCGACGAGAAGCAACTTGAGCATATTCCGACCTGTGAGGCCTACGTCCTGTACCAACAGCGGCTTCGAGCCGTGCAGGCCCAGTTGGCGGCGCTCACAGAGGTGGAGAGCAGACTCCGGGCCAAGCTCGCCGGGGTCCCTAAGTGA
- a CDS encoding MFS transporter translates to MESQHERISLPTGSGWLLGLLLTTFVIGTDDFVIAGILPEISADLRVSEGAAGQLVTVFSITYAIACPVLAVATSRVPRKALIVGGLAVFAVVNFITALAPSFGTLMALRVVAALVAATLSPAAFAVAGRLAAPERTGRAIGTVAAGLTLSLVAGVPFGSWVSGVWQWEATFIAVGAFSCLAVAITALMLPSIPQTRVIGVAERLRLLRRPPVLLCVLGTMLAACGGLMPYIYMAPITHDLTGVGGQYVGVFIAIVGVSGAVGTVLGGRLTDRWGVDRTLLAAFGGVVVAALVLLAVGGIGQGTVPVWVVGVVLVLWGVPGWGNNPPMNARAMHMGGDAATEALALNTSGLYAGIALAGAIGGGAVNASGGIGVLVVACVAGLITIVVMAMSVRRYPSPTRAPEGGTAPREVALP, encoded by the coding sequence ATGGAATCGCAACACGAGCGCATATCGCTCCCGACCGGTTCGGGTTGGCTCTTGGGCCTGCTGCTGACGACTTTTGTCATCGGTACGGATGACTTCGTCATCGCCGGGATCCTTCCGGAGATCTCCGCCGACTTGAGGGTGAGCGAGGGGGCGGCGGGTCAGTTGGTGACGGTGTTCTCGATCACCTACGCGATTGCCTGTCCGGTGCTCGCGGTCGCCACCAGCCGGGTGCCGCGCAAGGCGCTGATCGTGGGAGGGCTGGCAGTGTTCGCGGTGGTCAACTTCATCACCGCGCTGGCACCCTCCTTCGGGACGCTGATGGCGCTTCGGGTGGTGGCGGCGCTGGTGGCCGCCACACTCTCGCCGGCGGCCTTCGCGGTCGCCGGCCGGCTCGCCGCGCCGGAGCGCACCGGCAGGGCGATCGGCACCGTGGCCGCGGGGCTGACCCTGTCGCTGGTGGCCGGCGTGCCCTTCGGCTCCTGGGTGAGCGGCGTGTGGCAGTGGGAGGCCACCTTCATCGCGGTGGGGGCGTTCTCCTGTCTGGCGGTCGCGATCACGGCGCTGATGCTGCCCTCGATTCCGCAGACCCGGGTGATCGGGGTCGCCGAGCGGCTGCGGTTGCTGCGTCGGCCCCCGGTGCTGCTGTGCGTGCTGGGCACGATGCTCGCGGCCTGCGGCGGGTTGATGCCCTATATCTACATGGCCCCCATCACCCACGATCTCACCGGCGTCGGCGGTCAGTACGTGGGCGTGTTCATCGCGATCGTGGGTGTCTCGGGCGCGGTGGGAACGGTGCTGGGCGGACGGCTGACCGACCGGTGGGGTGTGGACCGCACCCTGCTGGCCGCGTTCGGCGGCGTGGTGGTGGCCGCTCTGGTGCTGCTCGCGGTCGGCGGCATCGGGCAGGGGACGGTTCCGGTGTGGGTGGTCGGCGTCGTGCTGGTGCTGTGGGGGGTTCCCGGATGGGGCAACAACCCTCCGATGAACGCCAGGGCCATGCACATGGGCGGCGACGCCGCCACCGAGGCGCTGGCGCTGAACACCAGCGGACTGTACGCGGGCATCGCGCTGGCCGGTGCCATCGGCGGCGGTGCGGTCAACGCCTCCGGCGGAATTGGCGTCCTGGTGGTCGCTTGCGTCGCCGGCCTGATCACCATCGTCGTGATGGCGATGTCCGTACGCCGCTACCCCTCTCCCACCCGCGCGCCCGAGGGCGGCACCGCTCCCCGCGAGGTCGCCCTTCCGTAA
- a CDS encoding pentapeptide repeat-containing protein encodes MGRCRYPSRSAGCARSRPRNCACSLGVTGAKRRPRAPSVRPCRKLVGRAAAAVSARAAPGPVAPAPAATVITAVARTIECRESAPATMSPAWVSCGGAWRTTCWAGSYVRSHAADKEHELPSVHDSSWPILSQDDSADMRAALTVLAFRDPSHDRDFRPDPRGTRLDSVELVASGQRAVLRDARPPGMSLIHAALIHADLSGADLHGSTLSGADLAGVKLTGAQLTAHCLGPLARTCPKAVERRVDIDAVSRF; translated from the coding sequence ATGGGCCGGTGCAGATACCCGTCACGATCCGCGGGATGCGCCAGGTCCCGCCCGAGGAACTGCGCGTGCTCGTTGGGGGTGACCGGTGCGAAACGCAGGCCCCGGGCCCCGTCCGTCCGGCCGTGCCGGAAACTCGTCGGCCGGGCGGCGGCAGCGGTTTCGGCCCGGGCAGCGCCCGGTCCGGTGGCCCCGGCCCCGGCCGCGACCGTCATCACGGCGGTGGCCCGCACCATCGAATGCCGGGAGAGCGCCCCGGCGACGATGTCACCGGCGTGGGTGTCGTGCGGAGGCGCATGGCGGACGACGTGCTGGGCGGGTTCCTACGTCCGCTCCCACGCCGCCGACAAGGAGCATGAGCTCCCTTCGGTCCACGACTCCTCCTGGCCGATCCTGAGTCAGGACGACTCGGCCGACATGCGCGCGGCCCTCACCGTTCTGGCCTTCCGTGACCCTTCACACGACAGAGACTTCCGCCCGGACCCGCGCGGCACCCGGCTCGACAGCGTCGAGCTCGTCGCCTCGGGGCAGCGGGCCGTCCTGCGGGATGCGAGGCCTCCCGGCATGTCCCTGATCCACGCGGCCCTGATCCACGCGGATCTGTCTGGTGCGGACCTGCACGGTTCCACCTTGTCCGGAGCGGACCTGGCCGGTGTGAAACTGACCGGCGCGCAGCTGACCGCGCACTGCCTCGGGCCTCTCGCTCGGACCTGCCCGAAGGCAGTCGAACGACGGGTTGACATTGACGCAGTGTCAAGGTTTTAG
- a CDS encoding flavin reductase: MSTAVERTSGPERRVADPAPAPESPDAPDQPLDRALFRHVIGHFMSGVAVITTHEGGVDHGMTASAVSSLSLDPPMLLICAHTKAPTHAAVKRAGVFAVNVLGEDQEHLAAQFAGPRADKFAGVDCDRGVRGVPVLSAALAALECEVIEDVVGGTHRVFLARVVGASARDGAPLGYFRGRFGRFELAQDTTAYEQLRELVVHRTLPLDGSLDVDDLAARLRTPPSAVYYAMTRLIGEGLVGRDPERGYVLVPLDTRASDEAFDGRLAIELGVAASLPGPLSPAVADRWRRIAASAERHVRGGRITDLDGYLVAIDEFHDFLIALAENPTLHQVYRALSTPGFMAAALSGGGAPSAHAVDEHYEIIDAFAAGDSAGIARLLTLHNQHTKQAQHLGIRNAGGRV, translated from the coding sequence ATGAGCACGGCCGTGGAGCGGACTTCGGGCCCGGAGCGCCGCGTGGCGGACCCGGCGCCGGCCCCGGAATCGCCGGACGCGCCGGACCAGCCCCTGGACCGCGCCCTCTTCCGGCATGTCATCGGCCATTTCATGAGCGGGGTCGCCGTCATCACCACCCATGAGGGCGGCGTCGACCACGGGATGACCGCGAGCGCGGTGTCCTCCCTCTCCCTCGATCCGCCGATGCTGCTGATCTGCGCCCACACCAAGGCGCCCACCCATGCCGCGGTGAAGCGGGCGGGGGTGTTCGCCGTCAATGTGCTCGGGGAGGACCAGGAGCATCTCGCCGCGCAGTTCGCCGGACCGCGCGCCGACAAGTTCGCCGGGGTCGACTGCGACCGGGGTGTCCGCGGCGTCCCGGTGCTCTCGGCCGCGCTCGCCGCCCTTGAGTGCGAGGTGATCGAGGACGTCGTCGGCGGCACGCACCGGGTGTTCCTCGCCCGCGTCGTCGGCGCCAGCGCGCGGGACGGCGCCCCCCTCGGGTACTTCCGCGGCAGGTTCGGCCGGTTCGAGCTGGCGCAGGACACCACCGCGTACGAGCAGTTGCGGGAGCTCGTCGTCCACCGCACGCTGCCGCTCGACGGCAGTCTCGACGTCGACGACCTCGCGGCCCGGCTGCGGACCCCGCCGTCCGCGGTGTACTACGCCATGACCCGTCTCATCGGCGAGGGGCTCGTGGGACGCGACCCGGAACGGGGCTATGTCCTCGTGCCGCTCGACACCCGGGCCTCGGACGAGGCGTTCGACGGGCGGCTGGCCATCGAGCTCGGGGTCGCCGCCTCGCTCCCCGGGCCGTTGAGCCCGGCGGTGGCCGACCGCTGGCGGCGGATCGCCGCGTCCGCCGAACGCCATGTGCGCGGCGGACGGATCACCGACCTCGACGGCTATCTCGTCGCCATCGACGAGTTCCACGACTTCCTGATCGCCCTCGCGGAGAATCCCACCCTGCATCAGGTCTACCGCGCGCTCAGCACACCCGGCTTCATGGCCGCGGCGCTGAGCGGCGGCGGCGCGCCCAGCGCCCACGCCGTGGACGAGCACTACGAGATCATCGACGCCTTCGCCGCCGGCGACTCCGCCGGGATCGCCCGGCTGCTCACGCTCCACAACCAGCACACGAAGCAGGCGCAGCACCTGGGCATCCGCAACGCGGGAGGCCGTGTCTGA
- a CDS encoding 4-hydroxyphenylacetate 3-hydroxylase family protein: protein MTDTLLDGQTYLDSLRDGRTVWIDGEKVKDVTEHAAFRNSARSISRLYDALHDPELRDTLTFEDDQGIRTHRFFAPSRTPDELLKARDAIAAWSRLGYGFLGRTPDYKAAFMASLSSDPDLYAPYADNARAWYRRYASQALFLNHVLVNPPVDRSRPVHEVGDVYVRVVRDNDRGIVVSGAKMLATGSALTHATFVAQNSAVSMEAGKAENFALAFIAPMDTPGCVLISRSSYEARAASPFDHPLSSRFDENDAVLIFEEALIPWENVLIYRDVEKANSFFPRSGFVNRSHLQAGTRFAVKLDLMAGLLARAVASNGTGGFRGVQAALGEVITLRNTAWALTTVMAMDPVDGPGGTVMPSIEHAGALRMFTSQAWERVRELFETHLGGAPLVVPSSRHDLAHPELGPLIERYYRGSDSSAESRIKLFKLVWDTIGTEFGGRHGLYERVYSGNADQVRIDALNAARRGGLAARLDSVVEDCLGDYDLDGWTRGPWARS, encoded by the coding sequence ATGACCGACACACTCCTCGACGGACAGACCTACCTCGACAGCCTCCGCGACGGCCGCACCGTCTGGATCGACGGCGAGAAGGTCAAGGACGTCACCGAGCACGCGGCGTTCCGCAACAGCGCCCGCTCGATCTCCCGGCTGTACGACGCGCTCCACGACCCCGAACTGCGCGACACCCTCACCTTCGAGGACGACCAGGGCATCAGGACCCACCGCTTCTTCGCCCCCTCCCGCACCCCGGACGAGCTGCTGAAGGCACGTGACGCCATCGCCGCCTGGTCCCGTCTCGGGTACGGCTTCCTGGGCCGCACCCCCGACTACAAGGCCGCGTTCATGGCGAGCCTGTCGAGCGACCCCGACCTCTACGCGCCGTACGCGGACAACGCCCGTGCCTGGTACCGCCGCTACGCCTCGCAGGCCCTCTTCCTCAATCACGTCCTGGTGAACCCGCCGGTCGACCGCAGCCGACCGGTCCACGAGGTCGGCGACGTGTATGTGCGGGTCGTCCGCGACAACGACCGGGGCATCGTGGTCAGCGGCGCGAAGATGCTGGCGACCGGCTCCGCGCTGACCCACGCCACCTTCGTCGCCCAGAACAGCGCCGTCAGCATGGAGGCCGGCAAGGCGGAGAACTTCGCGCTCGCCTTCATCGCCCCGATGGACACCCCGGGCTGTGTGCTGATCAGCCGCAGCTCCTACGAGGCCCGTGCCGCCAGCCCGTTCGACCACCCGCTCTCGTCCCGGTTCGACGAGAACGACGCGGTCCTCATCTTCGAGGAGGCGCTGATCCCCTGGGAGAACGTGCTGATCTACCGGGACGTGGAGAAGGCCAACTCGTTCTTCCCGCGCTCCGGATTCGTCAACCGCTCCCATCTCCAGGCCGGCACCCGGTTCGCCGTCAAGCTCGATCTGATGGCCGGGCTGCTCGCCCGCGCGGTCGCGTCGAACGGCACCGGCGGCTTCCGCGGGGTCCAGGCCGCCCTCGGTGAGGTGATCACCCTGCGCAACACGGCCTGGGCGCTGACCACGGTGATGGCGATGGACCCCGTCGACGGTCCCGGCGGGACCGTCATGCCCAGCATCGAGCACGCGGGCGCGCTGCGGATGTTCACCTCGCAGGCATGGGAGCGGGTCCGGGAACTGTTCGAGACGCATCTCGGCGGCGCCCCCCTGGTCGTCCCCTCCAGCCGGCACGATCTGGCCCATCCGGAACTGGGCCCGCTCATCGAGCGGTACTACCGGGGGTCGGACTCCTCCGCCGAGAGCCGCATCAAGCTCTTCAAGCTGGTCTGGGACACCATCGGAACGGAGTTCGGAGGCCGTCACGGGCTGTACGAGCGGGTCTACTCGGGCAACGCGGACCAGGTCAGGATCGACGCGCTCAACGCGGCGCGGCGCGGCGGGCTCGCCGCCCGGCTCGACTCCGTCGTCGAGGACTGCCTGGGCGACTACGACCTCGACGGCTGGACGCGCGGACCGTGGGCGCGGTCGTGA
- a CDS encoding thiamine pyrophosphate-binding protein — protein MSHHDEGPRSESHGNGGDLLVTVLREQHAEVVFGVVSVHNMPLVEAVDRALRFVPVRHEAAAVNAADAHARVTGGLGVALTSTGTGCGNAAGSLIEAQSGGASVLHVTGQIDSRYLGLGRGVIHETHDQTGLLRAVSRHTATVRPGADAGALLRYAAVRARTPPRGPVSVEWPIDLQYARQPLTGPAAPVAAPPDADPEQLAAAAALLADARRPLIWAGGGAREAAGPLRALAERLGAPVLTSNAGRGSLPEDHPLAVGNFAASPAGRELLASCDLLLSVGTHFRSNETADYGLPVPARHVQIDIDPRAVGRVFPAAAAVVGAAAPVLTALLTALGEHTAEEGWRAHGAAAATRARSELRTAIGPYALICDTLRDRLPPESVIARDVTIASSQWGNRLLEIHHPSTNLFPLGGGIGQGLAMGIGGALARPGVPTLVIAGDGGLAVHLGELGTLAQERPWLVLCVFNDGGYGVLRNMQDAHRGRRSAVDLTTPDFAALAAAYGLPFQRVTDAGDFPAALDKSLATRGPCVIEIDVTAIGPTPVPFTPPVPIPGS, from the coding sequence GTGTCGCACCACGATGAAGGACCCCGGAGCGAGAGCCACGGCAACGGCGGTGATCTGCTGGTGACCGTGCTGCGCGAGCAGCACGCCGAGGTGGTCTTCGGCGTGGTGAGCGTGCACAACATGCCGCTCGTCGAAGCCGTCGACCGCGCGCTGAGATTCGTCCCCGTGCGCCACGAGGCGGCGGCCGTCAACGCGGCCGACGCCCACGCCCGGGTCACCGGCGGCCTCGGCGTCGCGCTGACGAGTACCGGCACCGGCTGCGGCAACGCCGCCGGATCGCTGATCGAGGCCCAGTCCGGCGGGGCGTCCGTCCTCCATGTCACCGGCCAGATCGACAGCCGCTACCTCGGCCTCGGCCGGGGCGTGATCCACGAGACCCACGACCAGACCGGGCTGCTCCGGGCGGTCTCGCGGCACACCGCGACCGTACGGCCCGGCGCGGACGCCGGGGCCCTGCTCCGGTACGCCGCCGTCCGCGCCCGGACCCCGCCGCGGGGCCCGGTCAGCGTCGAATGGCCGATCGACCTCCAGTACGCGCGGCAGCCACTGACGGGCCCGGCCGCTCCCGTCGCCGCGCCGCCCGACGCCGACCCGGAGCAACTCGCCGCGGCGGCGGCACTGCTGGCGGACGCACGCCGTCCCCTGATCTGGGCGGGCGGCGGCGCCCGGGAGGCCGCCGGCCCCCTGCGCGCCCTCGCGGAGCGGCTCGGTGCCCCGGTGCTGACGAGCAACGCGGGCCGGGGCTCCCTGCCCGAGGACCATCCGCTGGCGGTCGGCAACTTCGCCGCCTCGCCCGCCGGCCGGGAACTGCTCGCCTCCTGCGATCTGCTGCTCAGCGTCGGCACCCACTTCCGCTCCAACGAGACGGCCGACTACGGACTGCCCGTCCCGGCCCGCCATGTGCAGATCGACATCGACCCACGCGCCGTGGGCCGGGTGTTCCCGGCCGCCGCCGCGGTGGTCGGCGCCGCGGCACCGGTACTCACCGCACTCCTCACGGCTCTGGGGGAGCACACCGCCGAGGAGGGCTGGCGGGCACACGGCGCCGCGGCGGCCACGCGCGCCCGCTCCGAACTGCGCACCGCGATCGGGCCCTACGCCCTGATCTGCGACACCCTCAGGGACCGGCTCCCCCCGGAGTCCGTGATCGCCCGCGACGTCACCATCGCCTCCAGTCAGTGGGGCAACCGCCTGCTGGAGATCCACCACCCCAGCACCAACCTCTTCCCACTCGGCGGCGGGATCGGCCAGGGGCTCGCGATGGGCATCGGCGGCGCCCTCGCCAGACCCGGCGTACCCACCCTCGTGATCGCCGGGGACGGCGGTCTCGCGGTGCACCTCGGCGAACTGGGCACCCTCGCCCAGGAACGCCCCTGGCTCGTGCTCTGCGTCTTCAACGACGGCGGATACGGCGTGCTCCGCAACATGCAGGACGCCCATCGCGGCAGGCGCAGCGCGGTGGATCTGACGACGCCCGACTTCGCCGCGCTGGCCGCCGCGTACGGACTGCCCTTCCAGCGGGTCACCGACGCCGGTGACTTCCCCGCCGCGCTCGACAAGAGCCTCGCCACCCGTGGCCCCTGTGTGATCGAGATCGACGTCACCGCGATCGGTCCGACACCCGTCCCCTTCACCCCGCCCGTCCCGATCCCGGGTTCCTGA
- a CDS encoding SDR family oxidoreductase has translation MDLGLRERAYLVTGASSGVGLATARLLLDEGCSLAVCARDGDRLARELGPDGDRLVTTAADVLDPEAVARLTDAARRRFGRLDGVVNNAGGSLMAPWPDTTRTQWREELELKLFSVLNTVEATLPLLSASDAGAVVNVNAILARQPEPRLAATSAARAALLNLTRTLADDLGPRGIRVNSVCLGLIDTGQWRRRHEAEGGALDYTRWSARLAADRGIPLGRLGTAEEVAFPIASLLSPRSAYITGATVDVGGGVGRYV, from the coding sequence ATGGACCTCGGACTGAGGGAACGCGCCTATCTGGTCACCGGCGCGAGTTCGGGCGTCGGCCTCGCCACCGCCCGGCTCCTGCTCGACGAGGGCTGTTCGCTCGCGGTCTGCGCCCGCGACGGCGACCGGCTCGCCCGGGAGCTCGGCCCCGACGGCGACCGGCTCGTCACGACGGCCGCCGACGTCCTCGACCCCGAGGCGGTCGCCCGGCTCACCGACGCCGCCCGACGGCGGTTCGGACGGCTGGACGGCGTCGTCAACAACGCCGGCGGCTCACTGATGGCGCCCTGGCCGGACACCACACGCACCCAGTGGCGCGAGGAACTCGAACTGAAGCTCTTCTCCGTCCTCAACACCGTCGAGGCGACCCTGCCCCTGCTGAGCGCGTCCGACGCCGGGGCCGTCGTCAACGTCAACGCGATCCTCGCCCGGCAGCCCGAACCCCGGCTCGCGGCCACCTCCGCGGCGAGAGCCGCCCTCCTCAACCTCACCCGCACCCTCGCGGACGACCTCGGACCGCGGGGCATCAGGGTCAACTCGGTGTGCCTGGGCCTCATCGACACCGGCCAGTGGCGGCGCCGCCACGAGGCCGAGGGCGGCGCCCTCGACTACACCCGGTGGAGCGCCCGGCTCGCCGCCGACCGGGGCATTCCCCTCGGAAGGCTCGGCACCGCCGAGGAAGTCGCCTTCCCGATCGCCTCCCTGCTCTCCCCGAGGTCCGCGTACATCACCGGAGCCACGGTCGACGTCGGAGGCGGGGTGGGCCGCTATGTCTGA